The genomic region TGTTCTCCTGAATCATTTCCCGTTCCTGGCTCACACTGCACTGCTTAATCAATCATACCCTGCCGACCTTTTTTGCCCAATACGCCTTGGCCCGTCTCAAGGGATGCGCCATGCCCGCTAAAGATAACGATAAGACGCCATATATATCCGCCACGTTCTATCATTTCTCGCCGTAAGCCGTCAAGAAAACGTCAGGTTTTTTGGGCAATTTCCTCTCCGGTCAACAGGGCATTAACAGTAACAAGGAACAGAAAAGGTATGTTCATTTCTCGTCACCTGGTATCATTGTGTAACAATGAATGTCCACATGAACCGCAGTTTCAGTGCTTCTGGCAAGGCCAGTATCCATTTCGATAAAACTTTTACTTGACTTAGAGTTATGCACTGTGTTACATTCCGCACAGTCTGAAAAAAGCCAAACCATCTGCGAGGATGGGACGGAAAGCCGAGGAGTCTCAAGTTTCAAGCATCATGGGTTGAGGCGTGAGACCGGCCGGGTCGCCAGATAATCCACCAAGGAGGATACAGCATGCAGACCCATTTCCGTTATATCAGTTTGGCGCTCCTCGCAGTTCTTCTTCTCGCAACGAGTTCTTACGCCGATGACATACGCTTCACCGCAACCGGCGTCGGCAATAGCTTAACCGGTTACGTTCAGTACGACTATGCAACATTCAAGGCACAGACCGCCGGCGCATTGCCGTGGAACGCCGTGTTCGCACAGAATTCGGCTATCACCGGCCTGAGTTTTTCAGACCCAGAGCCGGAGCAGCTCTACGATGGCTCGTACATTTCTACATCCTTTGCGACAAGTGATGTATTTAACAGTCTGGCTGCCACTCAGAGTGCCCTGGCCTTTGAGACAGACAATCAAGGGAACTACGTAGTCTTCGCAGGTGGAGGATGGCTCGTACAGTACCTCGTACCGAATAGCAATATCACACTCACCGGCATGGGCGCAGATGGAGGCCAGGTAACATTCCGTTGGGGAGGCCGTCCGGGCTGGGATCCTTCTGGGCGCTCCTACAATGTTACGTGGAGCACCGGGCAGATTATACCGACCGCCACTCCCTTGCCTCCGGGTCTGCTCCTTATGGCTCCCGGTTTCTTAGGCCTTGTGGCTGTGCGGAGAAGATTCAAGAAATAACCTTTATTCGCTAACAATCGCAATCCCGGGCAGGACCGTGTGGTCCTGCCCTTTTTCTTTTTCGAACGCAATTGTCTTCCCGAATCGACCAGGAAGAGCAGAACCTGTTTGCTATCAGGACAAAGTCTCAACGTGGTACCTCCGTGATACTTCTTGTAGCAAGAAAAGCGAATAGCGCACATAACGACCCTCGGTAGGAATGTAGTTGATCAAAACGGGATCTAGCTCACAAGCCACAAATCCTTGAGCCTATGTAGGCGCGTTGGTGGATAGCTCTTTCTTGAAGGAATAATAATAAACTGCCCCGATGAAGATAAAGCCACCAACGATGTTGCCGAGTGTTACCGGTACCAAGTTCCACTCAATAAATTGTCCCCAGGTTATATGGGCGCCGAGCATTATGCCCACAGGGATAAAATACATGTTGGCTACGCTGTGCTCAAAACCGCATGAAACAAAGGCCATGATCGGAAACCAGATGCCGAAGAATTTCCCTATCATGTTCTTTGAGGATATGGCGAGCAGTATAGCCAGATTGACGAGCAGATTACAGGCAATGCCTTTCATAAATGCCGACCAGAGCCCGGAGGCTTGAGCGGCCATATAAGGCAGAACTTTAGACTCAGCTATGCCTATGGCGCTCTTGCCGAAGGCAGTGATCT from Syntrophorhabdaceae bacterium harbors:
- a CDS encoding VPLPA-CTERM sorting domain-containing protein, which gives rise to MQTHFRYISLALLAVLLLATSSYADDIRFTATGVGNSLTGYVQYDYATFKAQTAGALPWNAVFAQNSAITGLSFSDPEPEQLYDGSYISTSFATSDVFNSLAATQSALAFETDNQGNYVVFAGGGWLVQYLVPNSNITLTGMGADGGQVTFRWGGRPGWDPSGRSYNVTWSTGQIIPTATPLPPGLLLMAPGFLGLVAVRRRFKK